From Streptomyces sp. NBC_00690, a single genomic window includes:
- a CDS encoding DNA-binding protein: MTRSPAAPGGTLVLDSEGLAKAVLRDRTVTTWLALARTDDLRVITSAATLVEVVNPRINRPALEWTLSRIVVEPVTEAIARHAAALLADAGLHGHKCAIDAMLSATALAAPGPATILTSDPDDLTALCGGRATVIKI; this comes from the coding sequence GTGACCCGTTCCCCTGCCGCCCCCGGCGGCACGCTCGTGCTCGATAGCGAAGGGCTGGCCAAGGCAGTCCTCCGCGACCGGACGGTCACGACCTGGCTCGCCCTGGCCAGGACCGACGACCTCCGCGTGATCACCTCCGCGGCCACGCTGGTGGAGGTCGTCAACCCCCGGATCAACCGCCCCGCCCTGGAGTGGACTCTCTCCCGCATCGTGGTGGAACCGGTCACCGAGGCCATCGCCCGCCACGCGGCGGCCCTCCTCGCAGACGCCGGCCTCCACGGCCACAAGTGCGCGATCGACGCCATGCTCAGTGCCACGGCTCTCGCCGCACCAGGGCCGGCCACCATCCTGACCTCCGACCCCGACGACCTCACCGCCCTCTGCGGTGGACGGGCGACCGTGATCAAGATCTGA
- a CDS encoding CopG family transcriptional regulator → MSEPTSKYSITMPRDIAEAAKARSGPSGLSAYVAAAVARQIERDNLNEIIQVAEAEHGPISDEEIQSVRAQLHHARTQQQTQGGANAA, encoded by the coding sequence ATGAGTGAACCTACCAGCAAGTATTCGATCACCATGCCGCGTGATATCGCCGAGGCCGCCAAGGCCCGCAGTGGACCCTCCGGGCTTTCCGCGTATGTGGCCGCCGCAGTCGCCCGGCAGATCGAGCGCGACAACCTCAACGAGATCATCCAGGTCGCCGAGGCCGAGCACGGCCCCATCAGCGACGAGGAGATCCAGTCGGTGCGTGCCCAGCTCCACCACGCCCGAACCCAACAGCAGACGCAGGGTGGAGCGAACGCAGCGTGA
- a CDS encoding Fic family protein produces the protein MRLIVKSEQEKLERILTAPGAGPTDPYLPWDKLRYKNPPDGLTHEEWWAGIKLARRRVQRALPLTDVNGNPFFFALPDIVLKSLEEVSRDASGKISISEQVTNPATRDRYLINSLIEEAINSSQLEGASTSRKVAKDMIRTQRQPRDRDERMIYNNYQAMRMVGEIRNRRLTPEIICEIHRVVTDGTLDNPDASGRFQLPHEDRVAVWHGDMLLHAPPPAATLPERVQRLCDFANGELDEVYIPPVLRAITVHFMIGYDHPFEDGNGRTARVLFYWLMLNQDYWLTEYVAISPILKNAPSKYAHSYLHSEDDENDLTYFHLYQLGVLQRSISQLHDYLFRKAEEVRELQQSISGAQRIFNHRQIALLNHALKNPGASVSAQSHMASHMIVYETARQDLIGLENHGLLQKSKSGRSYVWTPVEDLARRLRGMNGEGDTMPDPD, from the coding sequence ATGCGGCTCATCGTGAAGTCTGAACAGGAAAAGCTGGAACGTATCCTTACCGCCCCTGGTGCCGGGCCCACTGATCCGTATCTTCCTTGGGACAAGCTTCGCTACAAGAACCCGCCTGACGGTCTGACGCACGAAGAGTGGTGGGCGGGCATCAAGCTTGCACGTCGGCGAGTGCAGCGCGCCCTGCCGTTGACGGATGTTAATGGGAACCCCTTCTTTTTCGCGCTTCCGGACATCGTCCTTAAATCTTTGGAGGAGGTGAGCAGAGACGCTAGCGGGAAGATCAGTATTAGCGAGCAAGTTACCAACCCTGCCACCCGGGACCGTTATCTGATCAATTCTCTGATCGAGGAGGCGATTAACTCCAGTCAGCTTGAAGGCGCTTCCACGAGTCGCAAAGTTGCCAAGGATATGATCCGCACGCAGCGTCAGCCGCGTGACCGTGATGAGCGGATGATCTATAATAACTATCAAGCTATGCGCATGGTGGGGGAAATCCGCAATCGGCGACTGACGCCAGAAATTATTTGCGAGATCCACCGAGTAGTTACGGATGGAACTCTCGACAATCCGGATGCCTCTGGTCGCTTCCAGCTGCCACACGAGGATCGTGTAGCTGTCTGGCACGGTGACATGTTGCTGCATGCCCCGCCGCCTGCTGCAACTCTGCCCGAGCGTGTGCAGAGGCTATGTGACTTCGCAAATGGCGAATTGGATGAAGTTTATATCCCGCCAGTCCTGCGTGCGATCACGGTGCACTTCATGATCGGGTATGATCACCCGTTCGAGGATGGCAATGGGCGCACGGCCAGAGTTTTGTTCTATTGGTTGATGCTGAATCAGGATTATTGGCTCACTGAATACGTGGCAATCTCGCCAATCCTCAAGAATGCGCCTTCCAAGTATGCTCACAGCTATTTGCATTCTGAAGATGACGAGAACGATCTGACATACTTCCATCTCTATCAACTGGGTGTGTTGCAGCGGTCTATTTCTCAGCTGCATGATTACCTCTTCAGGAAGGCGGAGGAAGTTCGTGAGCTGCAGCAGAGCATCTCCGGTGCGCAAAGGATCTTTAATCACCGGCAGATTGCCCTGCTGAATCACGCTCTGAAGAATCCAGGTGCCTCTGTATCGGCTCAGTCTCATATGGCAAGTCACATGATTGTCTATGAAACGGCGCGGCAGGACCTTATCGGCCTGGAAAATCATGGGCTGCTGCAAAAGAGTAAATCTGGTCGATCATACGTTTGGACGCCTGTTGAAGACCTGGCGCGGCGATTGCGCGGTATGAATGGCGAAGGTGACACCATGCCCGACCCGGACTGA
- a CDS encoding glycosyltransferase family 2 protein yields the protein MTALISVITAVHAPAAHYLGDAYKSLCEQQLPDGWEWQWVIQEDGETDAVTPHVPDDPRISFGQGRPGRAGVTRTMALSRAEGRYVKVLDADDMLTPGALQRDLAALSSEPGVAWTTSRVLDLLPDGSTFGFDHDPEEGPIERGEVLDHWKAHDFRAQVHPATLCADRDLVLALGGWMALPASEDTGLLLALNAVSRGWFTAETGLLYRKWPGQVTSHASHTQENERAARMAVVEARARVLSGFEAWRFGDV from the coding sequence ATGACGGCTCTCATCTCCGTCATCACCGCAGTCCACGCGCCTGCGGCTCACTACCTCGGCGACGCCTACAAGTCGCTGTGCGAGCAGCAGTTGCCGGACGGTTGGGAATGGCAGTGGGTAATTCAGGAAGACGGCGAGACCGACGCCGTAACACCCCATGTGCCGGACGACCCGCGCATCAGCTTCGGCCAGGGAAGGCCAGGACGGGCCGGTGTCACTCGAACCATGGCGCTTTCGCGTGCGGAAGGGCGGTACGTCAAGGTTCTCGACGCCGACGACATGCTCACGCCCGGTGCCCTGCAAAGGGATCTTGCCGCGCTCAGCAGCGAACCCGGTGTCGCATGGACGACATCGCGAGTCCTGGACCTCCTGCCCGACGGTTCCACCTTCGGGTTCGATCACGACCCCGAGGAAGGCCCGATCGAGCGCGGCGAAGTCCTGGACCACTGGAAGGCGCACGACTTCAGGGCCCAGGTGCACCCTGCGACGCTCTGCGCCGATCGGGATTTGGTCTTGGCTCTCGGAGGCTGGATGGCTCTGCCGGCCTCCGAGGACACCGGGCTACTGCTCGCGCTGAACGCCGTATCGCGCGGCTGGTTCACCGCGGAGACCGGACTCCTCTACCGCAAGTGGCCAGGGCAGGTCACCAGCCATGCGTCCCACACGCAAGAGAACGAGCGTGCGGCACGCATGGCAGTGGTAGAGGCACGGGCCAGGGTCCTTTCCGGCTTCGAAGCGTGGCGCTTCGGAGACGTGTAA